The following proteins come from a genomic window of Paraburkholderia youngii:
- a CDS encoding replication initiation protein produces MPRRKKQTDEQPQVEIVEVEPVTIDGSDEPATDGDGRIRGTVAMSRALVNAQQGLSLNEKRVMMAALRCVDSKKSPFLHKRSSGYVSVRVRADEFAALAALAPRTGEKQATAAYEGLRDGCASLQKRTLTYMDGPRKVSLNWVWKAVYHEGEGWAEISFSPDLTPHIFMLQRRFVSYQLEFARGLQSLYSWRLLELLMRERDRGRLLITLEDFRNVLEIPDTYRFADIKRRVIEMAVNELNSKADLVISWKPVKLGRAVNSLDFQFIQHPQSRLDLGDAA; encoded by the coding sequence GTGCCCCGACGAAAAAAGCAAACCGACGAACAACCGCAGGTAGAGATTGTAGAGGTCGAACCGGTAACGATCGATGGATCGGATGAGCCAGCGACGGACGGGGACGGCCGGATCAGGGGCACAGTAGCTATGAGCCGCGCACTAGTGAACGCCCAACAGGGTCTCTCGCTCAACGAGAAGCGCGTGATGATGGCGGCGCTCCGCTGCGTTGACAGCAAGAAGTCGCCGTTTTTGCACAAGCGGTCTAGCGGCTACGTCTCGGTTCGAGTCCGGGCTGATGAATTTGCTGCTTTGGCAGCGCTGGCTCCTCGAACAGGTGAGAAGCAGGCAACAGCCGCGTACGAAGGCCTACGGGATGGTTGCGCGAGCCTTCAAAAAAGGACACTGACCTACATGGATGGCCCCAGGAAGGTTTCGCTTAACTGGGTCTGGAAAGCGGTCTATCACGAGGGCGAGGGTTGGGCAGAGATTTCCTTCTCGCCAGACCTGACGCCGCACATTTTCATGCTGCAGCGGCGTTTCGTGTCCTACCAGCTGGAGTTCGCACGGGGACTTCAATCTCTCTATTCTTGGCGTCTCCTCGAACTGCTGATGCGCGAGCGGGACCGGGGTCGTTTGTTAATTACGCTGGAAGATTTTCGTAATGTGCTCGAGATACCCGACACCTATCGATTTGCAGATATAAAGCGGCGCGTGATTGAGATGGCTGTGAACGAGCTGAATTCGAAAGCGGATCTTGTGATTAGTTGGAAGCCCGTCAAGCTTGGACGCGCTGTGAATTCTCTCGACTTCCAGTTCATCCAACATCCTCAGAGCCGCCTCGATCTCGGCGATGCG